A single Xylella taiwanensis DNA region contains:
- a CDS encoding response regulator transcription factor — MNHTVPKTGLLVDDDTLYLRTLQRSLQRRGVDTVTATDTASALAAARSALPHFTLLDLKLGDDSGLVLIQQLRAIRSDMRILLVTGYASIATAVEAIKRGADDYLPKPANINTILRAISETTEDLLAPAKDESALNTMTPLSRLQWEHIQQALHETDGNISAAARLLGMHRRSLQRKLTKRPSPGTLQDSDH, encoded by the coding sequence ATGAATCACACCGTCCCCAAAACCGGCTTGCTGGTCGACGACGACACACTATACCTGCGCACCCTACAGCGCAGTTTGCAGCGCCGTGGCGTAGACACCGTGACCGCGACTGATACAGCAAGCGCGCTGGCCGCTGCACGTAGCGCACTGCCACATTTCACATTGCTCGACCTAAAACTCGGCGATGATTCAGGATTAGTGCTGATCCAACAACTGCGTGCCATCCGCAGCGATATGCGAATCCTGCTGGTCACAGGGTACGCCAGCATCGCCACTGCGGTAGAAGCGATTAAGCGTGGTGCCGACGACTATCTACCCAAACCGGCCAACATCAACACCATCTTGCGTGCAATCAGTGAAACCACGGAAGACCTATTAGCGCCGGCCAAGGACGAATCGGCTTTGAATACGATGACTCCGCTCAGCCGCCTTCAGTGGGAGCATATCCAGCAAGCATTACACGAGACGGACGGCAACATCTCTGCAGCAGCACGCTTACTGGGCATGCACCGGCGCTCGCTGCAACGCAAACTGACCAAGCGCCCCAGCCCTGGGACGCTACAGGATTCAGATCACTGA
- the tsf gene encoding translation elongation factor Ts has product MEITASLVKELRERTGVGMMECKKALSENAGNIDAAVEWLRKSGLVKADKKAGRIAAEGRIVVVQDGGKAVLVEINSETDFVAKDGHFLAFADAVAGAALASGVTDAEALKSVKLFSGETVEEARAAVIAKVGENVRVRRLVRIDSTNNVAAYVHGGRIGVLVEVQGGDVELARGIAMHVAAMNPPYNKVADVSAEFLEKEKEIELSKMSEKDKSKPADILEKIISGKINKIVNEVTLYGQPYVLNADQSVGQVVKAAGADVIGFQRLEVGEGVEKVVEDYAAEVMKQAGLA; this is encoded by the coding sequence ATGGAAATCACTGCATCCCTGGTCAAGGAACTGCGCGAGCGTACCGGCGTAGGCATGATGGAGTGCAAGAAAGCGCTGAGTGAAAATGCAGGCAATATCGACGCTGCTGTCGAATGGCTGCGCAAGTCTGGTTTGGTCAAGGCTGATAAAAAGGCTGGGCGTATCGCTGCTGAAGGCCGCATTGTGGTGGTTCAGGATGGCGGTAAAGCTGTCCTGGTCGAGATCAATTCAGAGACCGATTTTGTTGCCAAGGATGGTCATTTCCTGGCATTTGCTGATGCTGTTGCTGGTGCTGCGTTAGCTTCTGGTGTGACCGATGCCGAAGCCTTAAAAAGTGTCAAGCTGTTCTCTGGAGAGACTGTTGAGGAAGCTCGCGCCGCAGTGATTGCTAAAGTTGGCGAGAATGTGCGGGTGCGTCGTCTGGTGCGTATCGATAGTACAAATAATGTTGCCGCCTATGTGCATGGTGGTCGTATCGGTGTATTGGTTGAAGTTCAGGGAGGCGATGTCGAGTTAGCTCGTGGCATTGCGATGCACGTGGCAGCGATGAACCCGCCATATAACAAAGTTGCAGACGTTTCAGCTGAGTTTCTAGAAAAGGAAAAGGAGATCGAGCTGAGCAAGATGTCTGAGAAAGACAAATCCAAGCCTGCTGATATCTTGGAGAAAATTATCAGTGGAAAGATCAACAAAATAGTCAACGAGGTGACCTTATATGGCCAGCCGTATGTGCTCAATGCCGATCAGAGTGTCGGACAAGTGGTGAAGGCGGCAGGTGCCGATGTGATTGGTTTCCAGCGTCTGGAGGTTGGCGAAGGTGTTGAGAAGGTTGTCGAAGACTATGCTGCTGAAGTGATGAAGCAGGCCGGTTTGGCTTGA
- the rpsB gene encoding 30S ribosomal protein S2, translated as MPQVTMRQMLEAGVHFGHQTRYRHPKMSPNIFGARGKIHIINLEKTVPLFNDAMNFLSAVAQKRGTVLFLGTKRSARDAIKEEAERCGMPYMIQRWLGGTLTNFRTIKQSIGRLKELELAETDGTFGKLVKHEVLRLRRECDKLQASLGGIKDMSRIPDAIFVIDIGHEDIAIKEAKKLGIPVVAVVDTNYDPSLVDYPIPGNDDAIRAVQLYARAAADAVLEGKAAMPNAAAVREEEFASAADEGKRRHAQPKKGKKAGDAATE; from the coding sequence ATGCCTCAAGTTACGATGCGTCAGATGTTGGAAGCTGGTGTCCATTTTGGTCACCAGACCCGTTACCGTCATCCCAAGATGTCACCTAACATCTTCGGTGCCCGCGGGAAAATTCACATTATCAATCTCGAAAAAACCGTTCCTCTGTTCAACGATGCGATGAACTTCCTTTCCGCAGTTGCACAGAAGCGTGGCACCGTTCTGTTCCTGGGTACTAAGCGCAGTGCGCGGGATGCTATCAAAGAAGAAGCCGAGCGTTGTGGGATGCCGTACATGATCCAGCGTTGGCTCGGCGGCACGTTGACCAATTTCCGCACTATTAAGCAATCGATCGGCCGTCTGAAGGAGCTTGAACTGGCTGAGACAGATGGTACTTTCGGTAAGTTGGTCAAACATGAAGTTCTGCGACTGCGTCGTGAGTGCGATAAATTGCAGGCTTCCCTAGGCGGCATTAAGGATATGAGCCGTATTCCGGATGCCATTTTCGTGATCGATATTGGTCATGAAGACATTGCGATCAAGGAGGCTAAGAAGCTTGGTATTCCAGTTGTGGCTGTGGTTGACACCAACTACGATCCGTCACTTGTCGATTACCCGATTCCTGGTAATGACGATGCTATCCGTGCTGTGCAGCTGTATGCACGTGCTGCTGCTGATGCTGTTTTGGAAGGCAAGGCAGCAATGCCAAACGCTGCTGCGGTGCGTGAGGAGGAGTTCGCCTCTGCTGCCGATGAAGGTAAGAGGCGCCATGCTCAGCCGAAGAAGGGCAAGAAGGCTGGGGATGCCGCGACTGAGTAA
- a CDS encoding ABC transporter ATP-binding protein/permease, whose product MHAPHTPSRLQRLSHLHVLWPFMRRHLGLFFAWLIALAVSSTATLILPSAFKQMIDHGFSSEGQINRTFTLLLVVAVILAVGTAARLFFVSLLGEKITINLRSQLYAHLIGLDASFHDRHRSNELLSRLATDSELLRSIIGSTMSVAVRSTVTAIGSLMMLFIASTRLASLSLVVIPLVVLPIVLGARRLQKAARTSQDRIADTNTFAAETLSAVRTVQAYARENYERTRFNRTLETSLRTARQRIYTQTWVTGAAIVLVFSAIVGVLWVGAHDVIAGRMSAGTLGQFVLYALIGGGSIGALAEVWNELQRATGGMGRIFELLKEQSTLTVPAKPVPLPHPLHGDIRFERVSFHYPQRPETPALDGIDLHVRPGETIALVGPSGAGKSTLLSLLLRFYDPSYGRILIDGVDLRQTDPMALREHIALVQQQPTLFTTNAIENIRYGRLDATVTEIETAARSSEADRFISALPQGYATELGEHGMSLSGGQQQRIAIARALLKDAPILLLDEATNALDAQSEQAVQQALERLMAGRTTLIIAHRLATILQADRIVVIDQGRIVAQGTHNELIAAGGLYAKLARLQFIE is encoded by the coding sequence ATGCATGCACCCCATACACCCAGCCGCTTACAACGCCTGAGCCACTTGCACGTCTTGTGGCCATTCATGCGGCGCCATCTTGGCTTGTTCTTCGCATGGTTGATTGCATTGGCAGTCTCTTCAACAGCAACACTCATTCTGCCAAGCGCTTTCAAACAGATGATCGACCACGGTTTCTCCAGCGAGGGACAGATCAATCGAACATTCACTCTCCTATTGGTAGTGGCCGTAATCCTGGCAGTGGGCACTGCTGCACGTCTGTTCTTCGTTTCGCTGTTAGGTGAAAAGATCACGATCAACCTGCGCAGCCAGTTGTACGCACATCTCATAGGATTGGACGCTAGCTTTCACGATCGTCACCGCAGCAATGAACTGCTGTCGCGCTTGGCCACCGACAGTGAACTGCTACGCTCAATCATCGGTTCCACAATGTCAGTAGCGGTGCGTAGCACCGTGACAGCAATCGGCAGTCTAATGATGTTATTCATCGCCAGCACACGCCTCGCCAGCCTCTCGCTGGTCGTCATTCCACTCGTGGTACTACCCATTGTCTTAGGCGCACGACGCCTCCAAAAGGCCGCACGCACCAGTCAGGACCGCATTGCCGACACCAATACCTTTGCCGCAGAAACACTGAGTGCTGTACGCACAGTGCAAGCCTATGCACGTGAAAACTACGAGCGCACACGCTTCAATCGCACCCTGGAAACGAGTTTGCGTACCGCGCGACAACGCATTTATACCCAGACCTGGGTAACTGGTGCAGCCATCGTGCTGGTATTCAGTGCAATCGTTGGGGTGTTATGGGTGGGCGCACACGATGTCATCGCTGGCCGGATGAGCGCGGGTACACTCGGTCAGTTTGTCCTATACGCACTGATCGGCGGTGGTTCCATCGGTGCACTCGCTGAAGTTTGGAACGAGCTACAGCGCGCCACTGGTGGTATGGGCCGGATTTTCGAATTACTCAAAGAGCAAAGCACGCTCACCGTACCAGCCAAGCCAGTACCGCTACCACATCCATTGCATGGGGACATCCGGTTTGAACGTGTCAGTTTCCACTATCCACAACGACCGGAAACACCAGCACTTGATGGAATCGATCTGCATGTGCGTCCTGGTGAGACCATCGCTCTTGTCGGCCCATCCGGTGCGGGCAAAAGTACCCTGCTGTCGCTGTTACTACGCTTCTATGATCCTTCCTATGGACGCATATTGATTGATGGTGTGGACCTGCGCCAAACCGATCCGATGGCATTACGGGAACACATTGCGCTGGTACAGCAACAACCGACGTTGTTCACCACGAACGCCATCGAAAATATCCGTTATGGACGACTGGACGCCACAGTCACCGAAATCGAGACCGCCGCACGTTCGTCCGAGGCCGATCGCTTCATCAGCGCCCTACCACAGGGCTATGCTACCGAACTGGGCGAACACGGTATGTCCCTGTCCGGCGGCCAGCAGCAACGTATCGCAATCGCCCGCGCATTGCTCAAGGACGCCCCAATCCTGCTACTGGATGAAGCCACCAACGCACTTGATGCACAAAGCGAGCAGGCAGTGCAACAAGCATTGGAACGACTGATGGCCGGGCGCACTACATTGATAATCGCACACCGCTTGGCCACCATCCTTCAAGCTGACCGAATCGTCGTGATCGATCAGGGCAGGATCGTAGCGCAGGGGACGCACAACGAACTCATCGCCGCTGGAGGCCTATACGCGAAGCTGGCGCGTCTGCAATTCATCGAATAA
- a CDS encoding protein-L-isoaspartate O-methyltransferase family protein: protein MTIDFSMAREKMVEQQIRPWDVADLHVLDVLARIPREAFVPEPYRTLAYADLEIPLSSGQTMMKPVIEGRMLQALMLSPEEDILEIGTGSGFVTACLASLGHEVVSLEIDSALAASAGTHLDTIGLSSNVRIEQANAFAWHTERRFNVICLTGAVNTLPLQFLQWLHPNGRMFAVHGHSPVMQAVLVRGDAATPYITSLFETDLAYLKGGEPAPQFQF, encoded by the coding sequence ATGACGATCGATTTTTCCATGGCCCGCGAAAAAATGGTCGAACAGCAGATCCGTCCATGGGATGTGGCAGACCTGCACGTACTCGACGTGCTAGCACGCATACCACGCGAGGCGTTCGTCCCTGAACCCTACCGCACCTTAGCCTACGCAGATCTTGAAATCCCCTTGTCCAGCGGACAAACAATGATGAAGCCTGTCATTGAGGGCCGCATGCTTCAAGCCCTGATGTTGTCACCGGAAGAAGACATCTTGGAAATCGGCACCGGCAGTGGCTTCGTCACTGCTTGTTTGGCCTCGCTAGGACACGAGGTAGTCAGTCTGGAAATCGATTCAGCACTAGCTGCCTCAGCAGGTACGCACCTAGATACCATCGGCTTAAGCAGTAACGTAAGAATCGAGCAGGCCAACGCTTTCGCTTGGCACACCGAACGCCGCTTCAACGTGATTTGCCTAACCGGTGCAGTGAACACTCTGCCACTGCAATTTCTGCAATGGCTACACCCCAACGGCCGTATGTTCGCTGTACACGGCCACTCCCCAGTGATGCAGGCTGTCCTGGTCCGTGGAGACGCTGCTACCCCATACATCACATCCCTGTTTGAGACCGATCTAGCTTACCTCAAAGGTGGCGAGCCAGCCCCCCAATTCCAATTTTGA
- a CDS encoding TolC family outer membrane protein has translation MIHRCLTLAVTTALFPVVSQATDLLQVYEMARTADPQLSAAESTRLYSREGQVQARAALLPQMNGTVALSRSRTEYDGISGSAISKNRQYSINGTQTLFNWNQFATLRSQQAVAKAADFTLESAKQSLIVRSSAAYFSVLIGIESLIAAEANEASAKRQFDYAQKRLEVGLSPITDLHEARASYDQARADTITARNTLQDYYQALAEITGQPVTDLRGLPEDFRPEVPAKFSNIDQLVSEAISNNPSLKAQQLQVDAAEASISAARGEHYPTLSLGGNLGKSKAWGSSSGAMSAMIPSRDLPSSDTNNLQLTLTVPFFAGGATQSRVRQAIAQHNIQQDNYEQNKRTLNRNTRNAYQNMVAGISEVEARRLAVVSAQAALDASQVGLEVGTRTLLDVVQNQRILFSVRQTYVQARYNFLQNRLLLAQNSGTLNIEDVQDINRLLTANAESKL, from the coding sequence ATGATCCACCGCTGCCTCACCCTGGCCGTGACCACCGCCTTATTTCCGGTCGTTTCGCAAGCAACCGACCTGCTGCAAGTCTACGAAATGGCACGCACTGCCGATCCTCAGTTAAGCGCCGCCGAATCAACTCGGCTATACAGCCGTGAAGGGCAAGTTCAAGCACGTGCAGCGCTGCTGCCACAGATGAACGGCACGGTCGCCCTGTCACGTAGCCGCACTGAATACGACGGGATCAGCGGATCAGCCATCAGCAAGAACCGTCAATACAGCATCAACGGTACCCAAACCCTGTTTAACTGGAATCAGTTTGCCACCCTTCGGTCGCAACAGGCGGTCGCCAAAGCTGCGGACTTCACCCTGGAATCGGCCAAACAAAGCTTGATTGTGCGCAGCTCGGCTGCATACTTCAGCGTCTTGATCGGGATTGAATCACTGATCGCCGCAGAAGCCAACGAAGCGTCGGCCAAGCGCCAGTTCGATTACGCACAGAAACGTCTTGAGGTCGGTCTATCACCGATCACAGACCTGCATGAAGCACGCGCCAGCTACGACCAAGCCCGCGCAGACACCATCACTGCACGCAACACGCTGCAAGACTACTATCAGGCATTGGCAGAAATCACCGGACAACCAGTCACCGACCTGCGCGGCCTGCCAGAAGACTTCCGACCAGAAGTACCAGCGAAATTCAGTAACATCGACCAGCTGGTCAGTGAAGCCATCTCCAACAATCCGTCGCTAAAAGCACAGCAACTGCAGGTCGATGCTGCAGAAGCTAGCATCTCAGCCGCACGTGGCGAGCACTACCCAACTCTGTCACTGGGTGGAAACCTGGGAAAAAGTAAAGCCTGGGGATCGTCCAGCGGCGCAATGAGCGCAATGATTCCCAGCAGGGACCTGCCAAGCAGCGACACCAACAACCTACAGTTGACCCTGACAGTACCATTCTTCGCTGGTGGTGCGACCCAATCTAGGGTGCGCCAAGCGATCGCACAGCACAACATCCAACAGGATAACTACGAGCAGAATAAGCGCACGCTAAACCGTAATACACGCAATGCCTACCAAAATATGGTCGCCGGCATCAGCGAGGTCGAAGCACGCCGCTTAGCGGTCGTCTCAGCACAGGCGGCCCTGGATGCTTCTCAAGTCGGTCTGGAAGTCGGCACCCGAACCCTGCTGGACGTGGTGCAGAACCAACGTATCCTTTTCTCGGTACGGCAAACCTATGTACAAGCACGCTACAACTTCCTGCAAAACCGTCTCTTACTGGCTCAGAACAGCGGCACCCTGAACATTGAAGATGTACAGGACATCAATCGCCTGCTCACTGCCAATGCCGAGAGCAAACTTTAA
- the lpxH gene encoding UDP-2,3-diacylglucosamine diphosphatase: MTTLIISDLHLDPLRPTVTELFLRFLREQVSGADALYILGDLFEVWIGDDMPSEVANVVAAVLRIQADMGTPLYFIPGNRDFLVGAGYAARAGFRILPDPCVVDLYGEPTVLLHGDLLCTDDITYQAFRTQTRNPEFIAQFLVQALSVRAAFAQQARMASHAHQSGLKQENDGMQFEKITDVVAAEVEAMFACYGVDRIIHGHTHRPALHTLQVGERACTRVVLGDWYQQGSVLRVDADGLMLEQLLLSG; this comes from the coding sequence ATGACGACTCTGATCATTTCCGATCTGCACTTGGATCCGTTACGTCCCACTGTGACCGAATTATTTCTACGATTCTTGCGAGAGCAGGTGTCTGGGGCCGATGCGCTATACATTCTTGGCGACCTGTTCGAAGTATGGATCGGTGACGATATGCCTTCGGAAGTGGCGAATGTGGTGGCCGCTGTGTTGCGCATTCAGGCCGATATGGGTACGCCACTATACTTCATACCAGGTAACCGCGATTTCCTGGTGGGTGCTGGTTATGCAGCGCGTGCTGGTTTCCGGATTCTTCCTGATCCATGTGTGGTTGATCTCTATGGCGAACCCACAGTGCTGTTACATGGTGACCTGTTGTGTACCGACGATATTACGTATCAAGCATTCCGTACGCAGACACGCAATCCGGAATTCATTGCTCAGTTCTTGGTACAGGCTCTCTCCGTGCGCGCTGCTTTTGCTCAGCAGGCGCGTATGGCTAGCCACGCGCACCAGTCTGGATTGAAGCAGGAGAATGACGGCATGCAGTTCGAAAAAATCACCGACGTGGTGGCTGCTGAAGTCGAGGCGATGTTTGCTTGCTATGGCGTAGATCGCATCATTCACGGCCATACTCACCGGCCAGCGTTGCACACCTTACAGGTTGGTGAGCGTGCTTGCACGCGTGTGGTGCTTGGTGATTGGTATCAGCAAGGCTCGGTATTGCGTGTGGACGCTGATGGTCTGATGCTGGAGCAGTTGTTATTGTCCGGTTGA
- the ppx gene encoding exopolyphosphatase, whose product MLNMLPSYPPLKEGDLLAAIDLGSNSFHMVIARYLLGQLHVVDRLRETVRIADGLDAKGGLSSKACQRALECLARFGQRLRNIPSTHVRALATNTVRRLHSPQTFLVLAETALGHAIEVVSGREEARLIYLGVAHAQPPRLDQHRLVIDIGGGSTEFIIGKGFEPLERESVQVGCIASTRRFFPDGKLSKKRWKDALTEIGTEFQQFAAQYKALGWHEALGSSGTHKTIAKICVEMKLTKGEITAQALPVLREDLLKAKHIEDIHLPGLSAYRRPIIAGGILVLEAVFQTLGLEKLLVSKAAMREGILYDMLGRAGDNDPRDTSVAVLMHRYAIDEQQALRVEATAQWLFKQVCGPWALEADDARVLSWAARLHELGLVIAHSHYHVHGSYVLEHSDIAGFSRQEQQVLAVLVCTHRRHVPKNAFDVLPDRLRVSVRRRAVLLRLAVLLHRAREPDLVPALDLHVEGDVLVLTVPQDWLTSRPLLRSDLNAEIESMAGLEIAFKLSLV is encoded by the coding sequence ATGCTCAATATGCTGCCATCCTATCCCCCGCTGAAGGAGGGTGACCTCTTGGCGGCCATTGATCTGGGCTCCAACAGTTTCCACATGGTGATCGCGCGTTATCTGCTTGGTCAATTGCATGTGGTCGATCGTCTCCGCGAGACGGTGCGTATCGCGGATGGACTGGATGCTAAAGGGGGGTTGTCGAGCAAGGCGTGCCAGCGTGCGCTCGAATGCTTGGCCCGCTTTGGGCAGCGCCTCCGTAATATTCCATCCACCCATGTGCGCGCCTTGGCCACCAATACGGTGCGTCGGCTCCATTCGCCACAGACCTTTCTGGTGCTCGCTGAGACCGCCTTGGGGCATGCGATTGAGGTGGTCAGTGGCCGCGAAGAGGCGCGTCTCATTTATCTTGGTGTCGCTCATGCGCAGCCGCCCAGATTGGATCAGCATCGATTGGTGATTGACATTGGTGGTGGCTCGACCGAATTCATCATTGGCAAAGGTTTCGAGCCTCTGGAGCGAGAGAGCGTACAGGTAGGGTGTATCGCCAGTACACGACGTTTTTTTCCAGACGGTAAATTGTCCAAAAAGCGGTGGAAGGATGCACTGACAGAGATCGGTACCGAGTTCCAACAATTTGCTGCCCAATACAAGGCATTGGGTTGGCATGAGGCACTGGGTTCTTCAGGGACGCATAAAACGATTGCCAAAATCTGCGTAGAGATGAAACTCACCAAGGGGGAAATCACCGCCCAAGCGTTGCCGGTATTGCGTGAAGATCTGCTAAAAGCCAAGCACATCGAAGATATCCATTTGCCTGGTTTGTCGGCCTATCGCCGCCCAATCATTGCTGGTGGCATATTGGTGCTGGAGGCTGTGTTTCAGACGCTTGGCCTGGAGAAGCTGTTGGTCAGCAAGGCAGCAATGCGTGAAGGTATCCTTTACGACATGCTCGGTCGTGCTGGTGACAACGACCCACGCGATACCTCGGTGGCTGTGTTGATGCACCGCTATGCTATTGATGAACAACAGGCGTTGCGTGTGGAAGCGACGGCACAGTGGCTGTTCAAGCAGGTTTGCGGTCCCTGGGCGTTGGAGGCTGACGACGCTCGTGTGCTTAGTTGGGCTGCGCGCTTGCACGAGCTGGGGTTAGTGATTGCGCACAGTCACTACCACGTGCATGGCAGCTACGTGCTGGAGCATTCCGACATTGCTGGTTTCTCTCGGCAGGAGCAGCAAGTACTGGCTGTACTGGTGTGTACTCATCGTCGTCATGTGCCTAAGAACGCCTTCGACGTTTTACCTGATCGTCTACGGGTGTCGGTTCGTCGCAGGGCTGTGCTGCTGCGTTTAGCCGTATTGCTGCATCGTGCGCGTGAACCCGATCTGGTGCCCGCTTTGGATCTGCATGTTGAGGGCGATGTGCTGGTGTTGACTGTTCCCCAGGATTGGTTGACCTCGCGTCCGCTACTGCGCAGTGACTTGAATGCCGAGATTGAGTCAATGGCGGGTTTGGAAATTGCCTTCAAACTATCCCTAGTTTGA
- the ppk1 gene encoding polyphosphate kinase 1, producing the protein MSNSSAVEPVPASDVSQQLRDPGLYLNRELSQLDFNFRVLAQALDEQVPLLERLRFLCISSTNLDEFFEIRVATMRHAQEFGLPPAPDGMRPAAILNAVHDLTTQLVHEQYNCWNQVLCPALAALGVGVLGHNSWNVRQKRWLRGYFRNEIMPVLSPLGLDPAHPFPKIFNKTLNIVVVLNGIDAFGRAGHLAIVRAPRSLPRIIELPQHLCGVGSQNFVFLSSVLSAFVDELFPGMAVKGAYQFRVTRNSELVVDEDEVENLALALRNELVTRGYRLAVRLEIAEDCPTPIVRTLLQKFGLQENAVYRINGPVNLSRVSQVYDMVLRPELKYPPFNPRTLRHSDRIFEIVAKGDVLLYHPYDAFTAVLDLLRHAAADPDVLAIKQTLYRTGKDSTIVDALIQAARSGKDVTVVVELRARFDEEANLGLADKLQEARVQVVYGVVGYKTHAKMLLIVRREGRKLRRYVHLGTGNYHSGTARVYTDLSLITANAAIGKDVHQLFLQLSGLAPKMKLECLLQSPFTLHAGVLRRIERETTLARKGRPARIIAKMNALNEPQVVRALYMASQAGVRIDLIVRGACTLRPGVQGISENIRVRSIVGRFLEHSRVYWFGNNGDPELFCASADWLERNLLRRVEICFPILNPDLAKRIYSDVLQNYLDDNLNAWELGSDGVYRKLFPDKGDVPYSAQMALLECL; encoded by the coding sequence ATGTCTAATTCTTCTGCCGTTGAACCCGTTCCAGCGTCTGATGTCAGCCAGCAATTACGCGATCCGGGACTATATTTGAATCGGGAATTATCACAGCTTGACTTCAACTTCCGAGTACTGGCGCAGGCATTGGATGAGCAGGTGCCGTTGTTAGAGCGGTTGCGTTTCTTGTGTATTTCTTCCACGAATCTGGATGAATTCTTCGAAATCCGTGTCGCTACCATGCGCCATGCCCAGGAATTCGGTTTGCCGCCAGCGCCGGATGGGATGAGGCCGGCAGCCATCCTCAACGCTGTTCACGACCTGACGACTCAACTAGTACATGAGCAGTACAACTGCTGGAACCAAGTGCTGTGCCCGGCACTCGCTGCACTTGGTGTGGGTGTGCTCGGTCATAACAGTTGGAACGTGCGCCAGAAACGTTGGCTACGTGGTTACTTCCGCAATGAGATCATGCCGGTATTATCGCCACTTGGTTTGGATCCTGCCCACCCGTTCCCAAAAATCTTCAATAAAACCTTAAATATCGTGGTGGTGCTTAACGGTATTGATGCATTTGGTCGTGCCGGCCATCTGGCTATCGTCCGTGCGCCGCGTTCGTTGCCGCGCATTATCGAGTTGCCCCAGCATCTGTGCGGGGTCGGTTCGCAAAACTTCGTCTTCTTGTCCTCCGTGTTGTCGGCTTTTGTCGATGAGTTGTTCCCGGGCATGGCGGTCAAAGGGGCTTATCAATTTCGCGTCACTCGCAATTCCGAGTTGGTGGTGGATGAGGATGAGGTCGAGAATTTGGCGCTGGCGTTGCGTAACGAGTTGGTGACACGCGGTTATCGTCTTGCAGTACGGCTGGAGATCGCTGAGGACTGCCCAACCCCGATTGTGCGTACATTACTTCAGAAGTTTGGTTTGCAAGAAAACGCTGTTTACCGGATCAATGGTCCTGTCAATTTGAGCCGAGTCAGTCAGGTCTATGACATGGTTTTGCGTCCGGAGCTGAAGTATCCCCCGTTCAATCCACGCACGTTGCGTCACAGTGATCGCATTTTTGAGATCGTAGCTAAGGGGGATGTGCTGTTGTACCACCCTTACGATGCTTTTACCGCAGTGCTTGATTTGCTGCGTCACGCGGCGGCTGACCCGGATGTGCTAGCGATCAAACAAACCCTATACCGCACCGGCAAGGATTCGACAATCGTCGATGCACTGATCCAAGCTGCACGCAGCGGTAAGGATGTGACTGTGGTGGTTGAGCTGCGCGCGCGTTTTGACGAGGAGGCCAACCTTGGCTTGGCCGATAAGCTGCAGGAGGCTAGGGTACAGGTGGTGTATGGTGTCGTCGGTTACAAGACCCATGCCAAGATGTTACTGATCGTACGCCGTGAGGGGCGCAAGCTGCGTCGATACGTGCATTTGGGCACAGGTAACTACCATAGCGGTACGGCACGGGTGTATACCGATTTGAGCCTGATTACTGCCAACGCGGCGATCGGTAAAGATGTGCATCAACTATTTCTGCAATTGTCTGGATTGGCACCCAAGATGAAGCTTGAGTGTTTGCTGCAGTCCCCATTCACACTGCATGCGGGGGTGCTGCGTCGGATCGAACGCGAGACCACGTTGGCGCGGAAGGGGCGCCCTGCCCGCATCATTGCCAAGATGAACGCACTTAATGAACCACAGGTCGTACGAGCCCTGTATATGGCTTCGCAGGCCGGTGTGCGGATTGATCTGATTGTGCGTGGGGCTTGCACGTTGCGACCGGGTGTGCAGGGCATATCGGAAAACATCCGAGTGCGTTCAATCGTCGGCCGCTTCCTGGAGCACAGCCGGGTTTACTGGTTTGGTAATAACGGTGATCCTGAACTGTTTTGCGCGAGTGCCGATTGGTTAGAGCGTAATTTGCTACGTCGGGTCGAGATCTGTTTCCCGATTTTGAATCCGGATTTGGCCAAACGCATTTATTCCGATGTTCTGCAGAACTACTTGGATGACAACCTCAATGCTTGGGAACTGGGGAGTGATGGCGTGTACCGGAAACTGTTTCCTGATAAAGGCGATGTGCCATACTCGGCGCAGATGGCTTTGCTAGAGTGTTTATAG